The following proteins are encoded in a genomic region of Populus nigra chromosome 16, ddPopNigr1.1, whole genome shotgun sequence:
- the LOC133675999 gene encoding receptor-like protein EIX2 yields MSGILPDFSLKYPNLRNIDLSFNQFEGPLPLFSSDTTSALFLSNNKFSGPASFRCDYGIGILRVLDLSNNLLTGWIPDCVGDLGVLNLASNNFSGKIPSSIGSMLNLQTLSLHNNSFVGELPLSLRNCSSLVFLDLSSNKLRGEIPGWIGESMPSLKVLSLQSNGFSGIIPPNLCHLSNILILDLSLNNISGIIPKCLNNLTSMVQKTESEYSLANNAVLSTPDPYKRYSKANTYGSPCRSDTNKRLYRPYIYKTLRRSETYESLYERVYFEFQNEIRVGWKGREDEYGNTLGLLRIINFARNELTGEIPEEITGLLQLLALNLSGNNFTGEIPQKIGQLKQLESLDLSGNQLSGVIPITMADLNFLAFLNLSNNHLSGRIPLSTQLQSFNASAFTGNLALCGKPLLQRCPGDETNQSPPNNDDNRGKEVVADEFMKWFCISMGIGFSVFFWGVSGALLLKRSWRLAYFRFLDESWDWLHVKVAVRKARLQREFQRLHEHVLA; encoded by the coding sequence ATGAGTGGAATTTTGCCAGATTTCTCATTAAAATATCCCAATCTCCGAAACATAGATTTGAGTTTCAACCAGTTTGAGGGTCCATTACCACTTTTTTCATCAGATACCACATCAGCCTTGTTTCTCTCTAACAATAAGTTTTCAGGTCCAGCTTCTTTTCGATGTGATTATGGAATTGGTATCTTGAGGGTCCTTGACCTCTCAAATAACCTGTTGACTGGATGGATTCCTGATTGTGTAGGAGATCTAGGTGTTCTGAATTTGGCCAGCAACAACTTTTCAGGTAAAATTCCCAGCTCCATTGGATCAATGCTCAATCTTCAAACATTGAGTTTGCATAATAATAGCTTTGTTGGAGAATTACCTTTGTCTTTGAGGAATTGTAGTTCTCTAGTATTTTTAGACCTGAGCTCAAATAAGTTGCGAGGAGAAATACCAGGTTGGATAGGAGAAAGCATGCCATCTCTGAAAGTCCTTTCCCTACAATCTAATGGATTCAGTGGAATCATACCGCCAAATCTTTGTCACCTATCAAATATTCTGATCTTGGACCTATCTCTAAACAATATCTCAGGAATCATTCCAAAGTGCCTTAATAACCTCACTTCCATGGTTCAAAAAACAGAATCAGAATATTCCCTTGCGAATAATGCTGTTCTTAGTACTCCTGACCCTTACAAGAGGTATTCCAAGGCTAACACTTACGGGAGCCCTTGCAGGTCTGACACCAACAAGCGCCTTTACAGGCCTTACATTTACAAGACCCTTCGCAGGTCTGAAACTTACGAGAGCCTTTACGAAcgagtttattttgaatttcagaaTGAGATCAGGGTTGGATGGAAAGGAAGAGAGGATGAATATGGAAACACACTAGGACTTTTGAGGATCATTAATTTTGCAAGAAATGAATTAACAGGTGAAATTCCAGAAGAAATAACAGGACTCTTACAGTTGCTTGCACTGAATTTATCCGGAAATAATTTCACTGGAGAAATCCCTCAAAAGATTGGGCAGTTGAAACAGTTAGAATCACTTGATTTGTCAGGAAACCAATTATCAGGAGTAATTCCTATCACGATGGCTGATCTAAATTTTCTGGCTTTCTTGAACCTCTCCAACAATCACCTGTCGGGGAGGATTCCATTAAGCACTCAACTGCAAAGCTTTAATGCTTCAGCATTTACTGGTAACCTTGCATTGTGCGGGAAGCCACTCTTACAGAGATGCCCTGGAGATGAGACGAATCAAAGTCCACCTAATAATGATGACAACCGAGGCAAAGAAGTCGTTGCTGATGAATTCATGAAATGGTTTTGTATTTCTATGGGAATTGGTTTTAGTGTATTCTTTTGGGGAGTTTCAGGTGCTTTACTGCTAAAACGTTCCTGGAGACTTGCCTATTTCCGGTTCTTGGATGAATCATGGGACTGGCTCCATGTGAAGGTAGCAGTGCGCAAGGCACGACTTCAACGAGAATTTCAGAGGCTCCACGAGCACGTTCTTGCTTAG